One Tripterygium wilfordii isolate XIE 37 chromosome 10, ASM1340144v1, whole genome shotgun sequence DNA segment encodes these proteins:
- the LOC120007454 gene encoding pentatricopeptide repeat-containing protein At1g06143 isoform X2 produces MMAHFYQEERRIMALKAAVPFWRAAEMTYWIHLVYVRMLRAKVLPTSYTFSSLVKACSLLTDLGFGEGGHCHILKYGYESHVFVQTALIDFYSNMGKIVEAKRVFDKMPKRDVFAWTTMVSAHIRLGDLSSARRLFDAMHEKNIATWNAMIDGYSRVGNLESAESLFRVMSKRDLISWTTMINCYSQNKQFREALAVFNEMQANGISPDEVTMATVISACAHLGALDLGNEIHLYVMQNGFDLDVYIGSSLIDMYAKCGNLNKSLLVFYKLREKNLFCWNSVIDGLAVHGQAEEALAMFKRMEREKVTPNGVTFISVLSACNHAGLVEEGRKRFLSMTSDYSIPPQVEHYGCMVDLLGKAGLIEDALELIRTMKFEPNSVIWGALLGGCKLHRNLEIAQIAVNKLLVLEPNNSGYYTLLVNMYAEVNQWGQVGKLRATMKELGIEKTCPGSSWIEMDKKVHEFSASDQSHPSSDDINVLLAGLDGQMKLADGVLELRSIL; encoded by the exons ATGATGGCACATTTCTATCAG GAAGAGAGAAGGATTATGGCGTTGAAGGCGGCGGTGCCATTTTGGAGGGCAGCGGAGATGACTTACTGGATTCACCTG GTGTATGTGCGCATGTTGAGAGCTAAAGTACTGCCAACAAGTTATACATTTTCGTCATTGGTTAAAGCTTGTAGCCTACTAACTGATCTGGGTTTTGGAGAAGGTGGTCACTGCCATATTTTGAAATATGGTTATGAGtcacatgtttttgtgcaaactGCTTTGATTGATTTTTATTCCAATATGGGGAAGATAGTTGAAGCGAAGagagtgtttgataaaatgcctaAAAGAGATGTTTTTGCATGGACTACAATGGTCTCTGCTCACATTCGGCTAGGGGATTTAAGTTCTGCGAGGAGGTTGTTTGATGCAatgcatgaaaaaaatattGCTACTTGGAATGCTATGATTGATGGATATTCCAGAGTGGGAAATTTGGAGTCTGCAGAGTCGTTGTTTAGAGTGATGTCGAAAAGGGATCtgatttcttggacaacaatgATCAATTGTTATTCACAGAACAAACAGTTCAGAGAAGCATTGGCTGTTTTCAATGAGATGCAGGCCAATGGGATTAGCCCTGATGAAGTGACAATGGCAACGGTTATTTCTGCTTGCGCCCACCTTGGTGCACTTGACTTGGGCAATGAAATACACCTTTATGTGATGCAAAATGGTTTTGATCTTGATGTTTATATTGGGTCTTCATTGATTGATATGTATGCAAAGTGTGGGAATCTAAATAAGTCCCTTTTGGTCTTTTACAAACTACGAGAGAAGAATCTCTTCTGTTGGAATTCAGTGATTGATGGGCTTGCAGTTCATGGGCAGGCAGAAGAAGCACTGGCAATGTTTAAGAGGATGGAAAGGGAGAAAGTCACGCCAAATGGGGTTACTTTTATTAGTGTCCTCAGTGCCTGCAATCATGCAGGTCTTGTTGAAGAGGGCCGTAAAAGGTTTCTTAGCATGACTTCTGATTATTCTATTCCTCCTCAAGTTGAACATTATGGATGCATGGTTGACCTCTTAGGAAAAGCTGGGTTAATAGAAGATGCTTTAGAATTAATTAGAACCATGAAATTTGAACCAAATTCTGTTATTTGGGGTGCCTTGTTAGGTGGGTGTAAGCTTCACCGGAATTTGGAGATTGCTCAGATTGCTGTTAATAAATTGTTGGTTCTGGAGCCAAACAATAGTGGGTATTACACACTTTTGGTTAACATGTATGCTGAAGTTAATCAATGGGGTCAAGTTGGTAAGCTCAGGGCCACAATGAAGGAACTAGGGATAGAAAAAACATGTCCTGGGTCAAGCTGGATTGAAATGGACAAGAAAGTTCACGAGTTCTCAGCATCCGATCAATCCCATCCATCTTCCGACGATATTAACGTGTTGCTTGCCGGATTAGACGGGCAAATGAAGCTAGCTGATGGTGTACTTGAACTTAGATCTATTTTGTAG
- the LOC120007454 gene encoding pentatricopeptide repeat-containing protein At1g06143 isoform X3, protein MALKAAVPFWRAAEMTYWIHLVYVRMLRAKVLPTSYTFSSLVKACSLLTDLGFGEGGHCHILKYGYESHVFVQTALIDFYSNMGKIVEAKRVFDKMPKRDVFAWTTMVSAHIRLGDLSSARRLFDAMHEKNIATWNAMIDGYSRVGNLESAESLFRVMSKRDLISWTTMINCYSQNKQFREALAVFNEMQANGISPDEVTMATVISACAHLGALDLGNEIHLYVMQNGFDLDVYIGSSLIDMYAKCGNLNKSLLVFYKLREKNLFCWNSVIDGLAVHGQAEEALAMFKRMEREKVTPNGVTFISVLSACNHAGLVEEGRKRFLSMTSDYSIPPQVEHYGCMVDLLGKAGLIEDALELIRTMKFEPNSVIWGALLGGCKLHRNLEIAQIAVNKLLVLEPNNSGYYTLLVNMYAEVNQWGQVGKLRATMKELGIEKTCPGSSWIEMDKKVHEFSASDQSHPSSDDINVLLAGLDGQMKLADGVLELRSIL, encoded by the exons ATGGCGTTGAAGGCGGCGGTGCCATTTTGGAGGGCAGCGGAGATGACTTACTGGATTCACCTG GTGTATGTGCGCATGTTGAGAGCTAAAGTACTGCCAACAAGTTATACATTTTCGTCATTGGTTAAAGCTTGTAGCCTACTAACTGATCTGGGTTTTGGAGAAGGTGGTCACTGCCATATTTTGAAATATGGTTATGAGtcacatgtttttgtgcaaactGCTTTGATTGATTTTTATTCCAATATGGGGAAGATAGTTGAAGCGAAGagagtgtttgataaaatgcctaAAAGAGATGTTTTTGCATGGACTACAATGGTCTCTGCTCACATTCGGCTAGGGGATTTAAGTTCTGCGAGGAGGTTGTTTGATGCAatgcatgaaaaaaatattGCTACTTGGAATGCTATGATTGATGGATATTCCAGAGTGGGAAATTTGGAGTCTGCAGAGTCGTTGTTTAGAGTGATGTCGAAAAGGGATCtgatttcttggacaacaatgATCAATTGTTATTCACAGAACAAACAGTTCAGAGAAGCATTGGCTGTTTTCAATGAGATGCAGGCCAATGGGATTAGCCCTGATGAAGTGACAATGGCAACGGTTATTTCTGCTTGCGCCCACCTTGGTGCACTTGACTTGGGCAATGAAATACACCTTTATGTGATGCAAAATGGTTTTGATCTTGATGTTTATATTGGGTCTTCATTGATTGATATGTATGCAAAGTGTGGGAATCTAAATAAGTCCCTTTTGGTCTTTTACAAACTACGAGAGAAGAATCTCTTCTGTTGGAATTCAGTGATTGATGGGCTTGCAGTTCATGGGCAGGCAGAAGAAGCACTGGCAATGTTTAAGAGGATGGAAAGGGAGAAAGTCACGCCAAATGGGGTTACTTTTATTAGTGTCCTCAGTGCCTGCAATCATGCAGGTCTTGTTGAAGAGGGCCGTAAAAGGTTTCTTAGCATGACTTCTGATTATTCTATTCCTCCTCAAGTTGAACATTATGGATGCATGGTTGACCTCTTAGGAAAAGCTGGGTTAATAGAAGATGCTTTAGAATTAATTAGAACCATGAAATTTGAACCAAATTCTGTTATTTGGGGTGCCTTGTTAGGTGGGTGTAAGCTTCACCGGAATTTGGAGATTGCTCAGATTGCTGTTAATAAATTGTTGGTTCTGGAGCCAAACAATAGTGGGTATTACACACTTTTGGTTAACATGTATGCTGAAGTTAATCAATGGGGTCAAGTTGGTAAGCTCAGGGCCACAATGAAGGAACTAGGGATAGAAAAAACATGTCCTGGGTCAAGCTGGATTGAAATGGACAAGAAAGTTCACGAGTTCTCAGCATCCGATCAATCCCATCCATCTTCCGACGATATTAACGTGTTGCTTGCCGGATTAGACGGGCAAATGAAGCTAGCTGATGGTGTACTTGAACTTAGATCTATTTTGTAG
- the LOC120007454 gene encoding pentatricopeptide repeat-containing protein At1g06143 isoform X1 codes for MSVSKCTKSILTNHNRFSVPNPLEQSEKPTLRHTIVSLLKRCSKPRELESVYATMIKSNSDQDCFLINQFISACSTSNNIGDAILAFTHIESPNVFVYNALIRGLVHCWRTIQALQVYVRMLRAKVLPTSYTFSSLVKACSLLTDLGFGEGGHCHILKYGYESHVFVQTALIDFYSNMGKIVEAKRVFDKMPKRDVFAWTTMVSAHIRLGDLSSARRLFDAMHEKNIATWNAMIDGYSRVGNLESAESLFRVMSKRDLISWTTMINCYSQNKQFREALAVFNEMQANGISPDEVTMATVISACAHLGALDLGNEIHLYVMQNGFDLDVYIGSSLIDMYAKCGNLNKSLLVFYKLREKNLFCWNSVIDGLAVHGQAEEALAMFKRMEREKVTPNGVTFISVLSACNHAGLVEEGRKRFLSMTSDYSIPPQVEHYGCMVDLLGKAGLIEDALELIRTMKFEPNSVIWGALLGGCKLHRNLEIAQIAVNKLLVLEPNNSGYYTLLVNMYAEVNQWGQVGKLRATMKELGIEKTCPGSSWIEMDKKVHEFSASDQSHPSSDDINVLLAGLDGQMKLADGVLELRSIL; via the coding sequence ATGAGCGTCTCCAAATGCACAAAATCTATTTTAACTAACCATAATCGCTTCTCAGTTCCAAACCCACTTGAACAATCTGAGAAACCCACTTTAAGGCACACCATAGTCAGTCTATTGAAGAGATGTTCAAAGCCAAGAGAGCTGGAATCTGTTTATGCAACCATGATTAAATCCAATTCAGATCAAGATTGTTTCCTAATTAACCAATTTATCTCTGCTTGTTCAACATCAAACAACATAGGTGATGCAATTTTAGCATTTACCCACATTGAAAGTCCCAATGTTTTTGTCTATAACGCGCTTATTAGAGGCCTTGTTCACTGTTGGCGTACAATTCAAGCTCTTCAGGTGTATGTGCGCATGTTGAGAGCTAAAGTACTGCCAACAAGTTATACATTTTCGTCATTGGTTAAAGCTTGTAGCCTACTAACTGATCTGGGTTTTGGAGAAGGTGGTCACTGCCATATTTTGAAATATGGTTATGAGtcacatgtttttgtgcaaactGCTTTGATTGATTTTTATTCCAATATGGGGAAGATAGTTGAAGCGAAGagagtgtttgataaaatgcctaAAAGAGATGTTTTTGCATGGACTACAATGGTCTCTGCTCACATTCGGCTAGGGGATTTAAGTTCTGCGAGGAGGTTGTTTGATGCAatgcatgaaaaaaatattGCTACTTGGAATGCTATGATTGATGGATATTCCAGAGTGGGAAATTTGGAGTCTGCAGAGTCGTTGTTTAGAGTGATGTCGAAAAGGGATCtgatttcttggacaacaatgATCAATTGTTATTCACAGAACAAACAGTTCAGAGAAGCATTGGCTGTTTTCAATGAGATGCAGGCCAATGGGATTAGCCCTGATGAAGTGACAATGGCAACGGTTATTTCTGCTTGCGCCCACCTTGGTGCACTTGACTTGGGCAATGAAATACACCTTTATGTGATGCAAAATGGTTTTGATCTTGATGTTTATATTGGGTCTTCATTGATTGATATGTATGCAAAGTGTGGGAATCTAAATAAGTCCCTTTTGGTCTTTTACAAACTACGAGAGAAGAATCTCTTCTGTTGGAATTCAGTGATTGATGGGCTTGCAGTTCATGGGCAGGCAGAAGAAGCACTGGCAATGTTTAAGAGGATGGAAAGGGAGAAAGTCACGCCAAATGGGGTTACTTTTATTAGTGTCCTCAGTGCCTGCAATCATGCAGGTCTTGTTGAAGAGGGCCGTAAAAGGTTTCTTAGCATGACTTCTGATTATTCTATTCCTCCTCAAGTTGAACATTATGGATGCATGGTTGACCTCTTAGGAAAAGCTGGGTTAATAGAAGATGCTTTAGAATTAATTAGAACCATGAAATTTGAACCAAATTCTGTTATTTGGGGTGCCTTGTTAGGTGGGTGTAAGCTTCACCGGAATTTGGAGATTGCTCAGATTGCTGTTAATAAATTGTTGGTTCTGGAGCCAAACAATAGTGGGTATTACACACTTTTGGTTAACATGTATGCTGAAGTTAATCAATGGGGTCAAGTTGGTAAGCTCAGGGCCACAATGAAGGAACTAGGGATAGAAAAAACATGTCCTGGGTCAAGCTGGATTGAAATGGACAAGAAAGTTCACGAGTTCTCAGCATCCGATCAATCCCATCCATCTTCCGACGATATTAACGTGTTGCTTGCCGGATTAGACGGGCAAATGAAGCTAGCTGATGGTGTACTTGAACTTAGATCTATTTTGTAG